The Tropicibacter oceani DNA segment GCGCAACCAGCAGCTTGGCACAGCCACAAAACTGTCCGAGGATCTGGGGCAGACCATCCTGCAACGCCTGCAACAGACCCCGCTGTTCCTGTCCGCCGCCCTGCCGCTGCGCATCCTGCCGCCCATGTTCAACCGCTATGAAAGCGGCGAAACCTTTGGCGTGCATGTCGACAATGCCATCCGCATCAATCCGCGCACCGGCGAACGGCTGCGCACCGACCTGTCCATGACCGTGTTCTTTTCCGAACCCGACAGCTATGACGGCGGCGTCCTGATGGTCGAGGACCACTATGGCCTGCAAGAGGTCAAGCTGCCCGCCGGCGACATGGTGCTTTACCCATCGACATCGCTGCATCAGGTGACCCCGGTCACGCGCGGGGCGCGGGTGTCATCGTTTTTCTGGCTGCAAAGCATGGTGCGCTCGAACCAGCAGCGCACCATGCTTTTCGACCTGGACCAGACGATCCAGTCGCTGGCCGAACGGTTTGGCACCGACGATCCCGAGGTCCTGCGCCTGACCGGCATCTATCACAACATGATCCGCCAATGGACCGAGGTCTGAGCATGGAACTCTGGTTTGCCCCCCTGCGCACCGCGCTTGCCGCCTGGCTGGCCGAGGCCGGGCAGGATCACATGTCCCCGCTGGGGATGTACTTGGCCGCCGATATGGTGGTGAAGGGTGTGATGGTCTCGCTTGCGGTGGCCTCTGTCCTGGTCTGGGCGGTCTTTGTCGTCCGGCTGGTGCTGCTGGCCTTTGCCCGCCGCCGCCTGCGCCGGACCTATCGTGCGCTGGACCGGGCCGGTTCGCTGGATGCCGCGCGGGGCCGCTTTGCCCGCGGAAACGGCGTGGTCGGCGCGATGGTGCGCGCCGCGCTGGATGAACGCCAGCGTTCGGGCGGCGCGCCCGCCGATGGC contains these protein-coding regions:
- a CDS encoding Fe2+-dependent dioxygenase, which produces MLITIPQLFSKDEVQAIRTSLDAADWQDGRLTAGVQSQQVKRNQQLGTATKLSEDLGQTILQRLQQTPLFLSAALPLRILPPMFNRYESGETFGVHVDNAIRINPRTGERLRTDLSMTVFFSEPDSYDGGVLMVEDHYGLQEVKLPAGDMVLYPSTSLHQVTPVTRGARVSSFFWLQSMVRSNQQRTMLFDLDQTIQSLAERFGTDDPEVLRLTGIYHNMIRQWTEV